The following are encoded in a window of Immundisolibacter sp. genomic DNA:
- a CDS encoding SDR family NAD(P)-dependent oxidoreductase, giving the protein MSNNVYPGLRDRVVIITGAGQGIGRAYAHHFAGQGAISVIAEFNADAGKRVEAEVKADGGRALFVQTDVADEASTKAMAQAALDAFGRIDCLINNAAVFSRITMGPFWELPVDEWRRAMDVNITGAFLCARAVVPTLQERRFGRIINVSSATVLMGRENYLHYITSKSAMIGMTRSMARELGDWNITVNTFWPGVTKTEIERPSVPNEVFERMTQMQSIKRLTGTDDLAHGVMFLCSDDAGFITGQSLQVDGGLTFI; this is encoded by the coding sequence ATGAGCAACAACGTCTACCCCGGCCTGCGGGACCGGGTGGTCATCATTACCGGTGCCGGCCAGGGTATTGGTCGCGCTTACGCGCATCATTTCGCCGGCCAGGGAGCCATTTCGGTAATCGCCGAGTTCAATGCCGACGCCGGGAAACGGGTTGAGGCCGAAGTCAAGGCCGACGGTGGCCGGGCCTTGTTCGTGCAAACCGACGTCGCCGACGAGGCCTCGACCAAAGCCATGGCGCAGGCGGCCTTGGACGCTTTTGGCCGTATTGACTGCCTGATTAACAACGCTGCCGTGTTCTCGCGCATCACCATGGGGCCGTTCTGGGAATTGCCAGTCGACGAATGGCGCCGCGCAATGGACGTCAACATCACCGGCGCCTTCCTGTGTGCGCGTGCCGTTGTGCCGACCCTGCAGGAACGCCGCTTTGGCCGAATCATCAACGTCTCTTCGGCCACCGTTCTTATGGGCCGTGAGAACTACCTGCACTACATCACGTCGAAGTCGGCCATGATCGGCATGACGCGGTCGATGGCGCGCGAACTCGGCGATTGGAACATCACTGTCAACACCTTCTGGCCGGGGGTTACCAAGACCGAGATAGAGCGCCCATCGGTACCGAACGAAGTGTTCGAACGCATGACACAGATGCAGTCCATCAAGCGCCTGACCGGCACTGACGATCTGGCTCACGGCGTCATGTTCCTGTGCTCGGACGATGCCGGCTTCATCACCGGGCAAAGCCTGCAAGTCGACGGTGGCCTGACTTTCATCTGA
- a CDS encoding NAD+ synthase, translated as MARELVLALAQMNCLVGDISGNVDKIIELAATARREHGADLIVCPELAITGYPPEDLLLRPEFIERCEKGLERIRRAVGGIGVVVGFPHLSKGELYNTAAVLRDGETLALYHKHLLPNYSVFDEKRYFRAGNRPAVFELAGVQVGLTVCEDIWGPAPMAQAVRAGAQLVVNINASPFHFDKQSHRETVIRERITVTPAPVVYVNMVGGQDELVFDGGSLVMDVQGRITQRAPAFEEGLYLARFRHGRSGLEPISGEVSQIDPIASVYQALVTGVRDYIGKNRFAGAIVGLSGGIDSALTLAVAADALGSQRVMAVMMPSPYTSGMSHEDAQAQAQALGVHYSTISITDTVNSIEAALAQEFRGAARDTTEENIQARVRGVLLMALSNKTGKLVLTTGNKTEMAVGYATLYGDMAGGFAVIKDVPKLLVYKLSRYRNSLSPVIPERVLTRPPTAELRDNQTDQDSLPPYDVLDAILELYVEQDRSAEDIARSTGASLKTIREVIGMVTRNEYKRRQAAPGVRISQRAFGRDRRYPITSGFKEPRAD; from the coding sequence ATGGCCCGCGAACTCGTGCTCGCCCTCGCCCAGATGAACTGTCTGGTCGGGGACATCTCCGGCAACGTCGACAAAATCATTGAACTGGCTGCCACGGCCCGTCGTGAGCACGGTGCCGATCTGATCGTGTGCCCCGAGCTGGCCATCACCGGCTATCCACCAGAGGACTTGCTGCTACGGCCCGAGTTCATTGAGCGCTGCGAGAAAGGCCTTGAACGTATCCGCCGGGCAGTCGGCGGGATCGGCGTGGTGGTGGGCTTCCCGCACCTGTCCAAGGGCGAGCTTTACAACACGGCTGCCGTGCTGCGCGACGGCGAGACCTTGGCGCTCTACCACAAACACCTGCTCCCCAATTACAGCGTTTTCGACGAGAAACGCTACTTCCGCGCCGGCAACCGGCCGGCGGTGTTCGAGCTGGCGGGCGTGCAGGTCGGCCTCACCGTATGCGAAGACATCTGGGGTCCGGCCCCGATGGCGCAAGCAGTGCGTGCCGGCGCACAGCTGGTGGTCAACATCAACGCATCGCCGTTTCACTTCGACAAACAAAGCCACCGCGAAACGGTGATCCGTGAGCGCATCACCGTCACGCCTGCACCGGTGGTTTACGTCAACATGGTCGGCGGTCAGGACGAGCTGGTCTTCGATGGTGGATCGCTGGTGATGGACGTCCAGGGACGCATTACCCAGCGCGCGCCGGCCTTCGAGGAAGGGCTTTACCTGGCCCGGTTTCGCCATGGGCGCAGCGGCCTGGAGCCCATTTCGGGCGAGGTATCGCAGATCGACCCTATCGCCAGTGTGTACCAGGCCCTGGTCACCGGCGTACGCGACTACATCGGCAAGAACCGCTTCGCGGGCGCCATTGTCGGCCTGTCCGGTGGCATCGACTCGGCGCTCACCCTGGCAGTGGCTGCCGACGCACTCGGCTCGCAGCGCGTGATGGCGGTCATGATGCCCTCACCGTATACCTCGGGCATGAGCCACGAGGATGCGCAGGCGCAAGCGCAGGCACTGGGCGTGCACTACAGCACTATTTCGATCACGGACACCGTGAACAGCATTGAAGCAGCCCTGGCGCAGGAATTTCGTGGCGCGGCGCGCGACACCACCGAAGAGAACATTCAGGCCCGTGTGCGCGGGGTACTGTTGATGGCGCTGTCGAACAAAACCGGCAAGCTGGTGCTGACCACCGGCAACAAAACCGAGATGGCCGTCGGATACGCCACGCTGTACGGCGACATGGCGGGCGGCTTTGCCGTCATCAAGGACGTGCCGAAACTGCTGGTGTACAAGCTCTCGCGCTACCGCAACAGCCTGTCGCCGGTAATTCCCGAGCGTGTGCTGACACGACCGCCAACTGCCGAGCTGCGCGACAACCAGACCGATCAGGACAGCTTGCCGCCGTATGACGTGCTGGATGCCATTCTTGAACTGTACGTGGAGCAGGACCGCTCGGCGGAGGACATCGCCCGCAGCACCGGGGCCAGCCTCAAGACTATCCGCGAGGTGATCGGCATGGTTACCCGCAACGAATACAAGCGCCGCCAGGCCGCTCCCGGCGTGCGTATCAGCCAGCGCGCCTTCGGTCGGGATCGCCGTTATCCGATCACGTCGGGCTTCAAGGAGCCGCGTGCTGATTAG
- the rpmB gene encoding 50S ribosomal protein L28 yields the protein MSRVCEVTGKGPMSGNNVSHANNRTRRRFLPNLQRHRFWLAAEKRYVTLRLSCRGMRIIDKKGIEAVVADLRARGIKP from the coding sequence ATGTCCAGGGTTTGCGAGGTCACCGGCAAGGGACCTATGTCCGGCAACAACGTGTCCCACGCCAACAACCGGACACGGCGACGTTTCCTGCCCAACCTGCAGCGCCACCGCTTCTGGCTGGCGGCCGAAAAGCGTTACGTCACCCTGCGCCTGTCGTGTCGGGGTATGCGCATCATCGACAAGAAAGGCATCGAAGCCGTAGTGGCCGATCTGCGCGCCCGCGGCATCAAGCCCTAA
- the rpmG gene encoding 50S ribosomal protein L33, whose protein sequence is MREKIKLVSSAGTGHFYTTTKNKRNTPDKLEIRKFDPKARAYVAYKEAKIK, encoded by the coding sequence ATGCGCGAGAAGATAAAGCTGGTGTCCAGCGCCGGAACCGGGCACTTTTACACCACCACGAAAAACAAACGCAATACGCCGGATAAGCTTGAGATTCGTAAGTTCGATCCCAAGGCCCGCGCTTACGTCGCCTACAAGGAAGCCAAGATCAAGTGA
- a CDS encoding ABC transporter ATP-binding protein, which yields MTAEVLIEVDGVSRSFGNREVLRDVSFSVVKGEVLGFLGPNGAGKTTTMRILTGTLAPSAGRVTVAGIDMLEQPVRAKAQLGYLPETPPLNRDLTVDEYLDFCARLRRVPSRSVRAAREQAKARCGLGEVGRRLIGNLSKGFQQRIGIAQAIIHNPLVVILDEPTVGLDPIQIKEIRALIRDLGQAHSVILSTHILSEVQAICSHVQIVRRGELVLKAGINELSNHLTGAHLEIGLRRPPTTLELSAIPGVDGVHQQNDRWLIHFASDADPTDALVRHAAAGDWGLYEMTRPRLSLEEVFLELAGDDRPVAEQVA from the coding sequence ATGACAGCCGAGGTTCTGATCGAAGTCGACGGCGTCAGCCGTTCTTTTGGTAATCGCGAAGTCCTTCGTGATGTGAGCTTCAGCGTGGTCAAAGGCGAAGTACTGGGCTTTCTGGGCCCAAACGGCGCCGGCAAGACCACCACCATGCGGATTCTCACCGGCACCCTGGCGCCCAGCGCGGGACGCGTCACGGTGGCGGGAATCGATATGCTGGAGCAGCCGGTGCGCGCCAAAGCGCAGCTCGGCTACCTGCCGGAAACCCCGCCTCTGAACCGCGACCTCACGGTCGACGAGTATCTTGATTTCTGTGCCCGGCTGCGCCGTGTGCCAAGCCGCTCAGTGCGCGCGGCGCGGGAACAAGCCAAGGCGCGCTGCGGCCTGGGGGAGGTAGGAAGGCGTCTGATCGGCAACCTTTCGAAGGGTTTCCAGCAGCGCATAGGCATTGCCCAAGCCATCATCCACAACCCGCTGGTAGTCATCCTTGACGAACCCACGGTGGGCCTTGATCCGATTCAGATCAAGGAAATCCGGGCGTTGATCCGTGATCTTGGACAGGCCCATAGCGTCATCCTGTCGACCCACATACTTTCCGAGGTGCAGGCTATCTGCAGCCACGTGCAGATCGTGCGCCGCGGCGAACTGGTACTGAAGGCCGGCATCAACGAACTGAGCAACCACCTCACCGGCGCCCACCTTGAAATTGGCTTGCGCCGCCCCCCAACGACGCTGGAACTGTCCGCCATTCCCGGTGTGGACGGCGTGCACCAGCAGAATGATCGCTGGCTTATCCACTTCGCCTCCGACGCCGACCCAACGGATGCGTTGGTGCGTCACGCCGCGGCGGGTGACTGGGGTCTGTACGAAATGACCCGGCCCCGGCTGTCGCTGGAAGAGGTCTTCCTGGAACTCGCCGGCGACGACCGGCCGGTCGCGGAGCAGGTGGCATGA
- a CDS encoding ABC transporter permease → MRPMLAIAGRELRVLFASPSAWAMLAVVQAILGYLFLTQLDLYIQLGSQLMALPDPPGLTEIIVPALFGSAGIVLLMVVPLITMRSFAEERRNQTLSLLLSAPLSVTGIVLGKYLALMGFLTLVTALTAVMPASLLLGAQLDLGLLSAGVLGLWLLLGSFAALGLFISTLTSHPMTAAVSTFGVLLLLWILDAASSGGGQSSVLLGQLSMLNHYDPLLKGVFDTADVAYFALFIVLFLGLSVRRLDAERLSG, encoded by the coding sequence ATGAGGCCCATGCTCGCCATCGCTGGACGCGAACTGCGGGTGTTGTTCGCATCTCCCTCGGCCTGGGCCATGCTGGCGGTGGTGCAGGCCATCCTGGGCTACTTGTTCCTGACCCAGCTTGATCTGTACATCCAGCTCGGCTCACAGCTGATGGCACTGCCCGATCCACCGGGACTGACCGAGATCATCGTGCCGGCCCTGTTTGGCAGCGCCGGCATCGTGCTGCTGATGGTGGTACCCCTGATCACGATGCGCAGCTTCGCCGAGGAGCGGCGCAATCAAACGCTGTCGCTGCTGCTGTCGGCACCCTTGTCGGTAACCGGCATCGTACTTGGCAAGTACCTGGCATTGATGGGCTTTCTGACACTCGTCACGGCACTGACCGCGGTGATGCCAGCGAGCCTGCTGCTTGGCGCACAGCTCGATCTTGGTTTGCTCAGTGCCGGGGTGCTCGGCCTGTGGCTTCTGCTTGGAAGCTTTGCCGCACTGGGCCTGTTCATCTCGACCCTGACCTCGCACCCGATGACGGCCGCCGTGAGTACCTTTGGCGTGCTCCTGCTGCTGTGGATTCTCGATGCGGCGAGCAGTGGCGGTGGCCAGAGCAGCGTCCTGCTGGGGCAACTGTCCATGCTGAACCATTACGATCCGCTGCTGAAGGGCGTGTTCGATACCGCGGACGTGGCGTATTTCGCGTTATTCATCGTCCTGTTTCTGGGCCTGAGCGTGCGGCGCCTGGACGCCGAACGCCTATCCGGCTGA
- a CDS encoding GldG family protein: MAAPRSTRFALRLQGAVAVLLFVALIGLLGYLAETYNQRYDWTVNGRNSLSVASHQVLDKLPGPVSATVFARPNAELHTRIDDLLQRYAIASPRFTVKFVNPDQEPARVKELGVRADGTLLLELGERREKVEQLDEQAITNALMRLSRSGERKLMFLSGHGERSPDGEANHDLSTFSTALRAQGVASSRPDTTSGTELPPDGTLVLSTPQVDLLPTEIAAIRRFLEAGGNLLWLAEPGPLHGLAPIADDLGLKFVPGTLIDPVGQVLAGSAHFAVASGENYRFHEALAGFEFTTLFPLAVGLEHEQKTPWTATDLIEVAGAGWAEIGPITDTVALDEGKDLPGPFILAAAFTRTQGEREQRVVVIGDGDFLSNTYIGNGGNLNLGLNLVNWLAADASFINIAPRTAPDTALKMSRDDSMLIGFGFLFGLPVAFAAAGLGVWLRRRGR; the protein is encoded by the coding sequence ATGGCTGCTCCCCGCTCAACACGTTTCGCGTTACGGCTACAAGGCGCGGTGGCGGTGCTGTTATTTGTGGCGCTCATTGGCCTGCTCGGCTATCTGGCCGAAACCTATAATCAACGCTACGACTGGACCGTGAACGGTCGTAATTCGCTATCGGTGGCCAGCCACCAGGTGCTCGACAAACTGCCCGGACCGGTCAGCGCCACCGTTTTCGCCCGACCCAACGCCGAGCTCCACACCCGCATCGACGACCTGCTGCAGCGCTATGCCATCGCATCGCCCCGGTTCACGGTCAAGTTCGTCAATCCCGACCAGGAACCGGCGCGGGTCAAGGAACTTGGCGTTCGGGCCGACGGCACGCTGCTGCTGGAACTTGGCGAGCGGCGCGAGAAGGTCGAACAACTCGACGAGCAGGCAATCACCAACGCGCTGATGCGGCTGTCACGCTCCGGTGAACGCAAGCTGATGTTCCTGTCCGGCCATGGCGAGCGCAGCCCCGATGGCGAGGCCAACCACGATCTTTCCACCTTCAGCACGGCGCTACGCGCCCAGGGCGTGGCTTCAAGCCGCCCGGACACCACCAGCGGCACCGAGCTGCCGCCCGACGGAACGCTGGTCCTGAGCACGCCGCAGGTGGACCTGCTGCCGACCGAAATCGCAGCCATCCGCCGCTTTCTTGAGGCCGGCGGCAACCTGTTGTGGCTGGCCGAACCGGGACCGCTGCATGGTCTTGCGCCAATCGCGGACGACCTGGGTCTGAAGTTTGTGCCCGGTACGCTGATCGACCCGGTCGGACAAGTACTCGCCGGCAGCGCCCACTTCGCTGTTGCCAGCGGGGAGAATTACCGCTTTCACGAGGCCCTGGCAGGGTTTGAGTTCACCACTCTGTTTCCACTGGCGGTGGGCCTGGAGCACGAGCAGAAGACCCCGTGGACCGCGACCGATCTGATCGAGGTCGCCGGCGCTGGCTGGGCCGAAATCGGTCCCATCACCGACACGGTGGCCCTGGACGAAGGTAAGGATCTGCCTGGCCCGTTCATCCTGGCCGCTGCCTTTACCCGCACCCAGGGTGAGCGCGAGCAGCGCGTGGTGGTCATCGGCGACGGCGATTTTCTGTCGAACACCTATATCGGCAATGGCGGCAACCTGAATCTGGGCCTGAACCTGGTCAACTGGCTGGCCGCCGACGCGTCATTCATCAACATCGCGCCACGCACTGCGCCGGACACGGCACTCAAGATGTCGCGTGATGACAGCATGTTGATCGGCTTTGGCTTCCTGTTCGGCCTGCCGGTGGCTTTCGCCGCCGCGGGCCTGGGTGTCTGGTTGCGGCGGCGGGGACGCTGA
- a CDS encoding DUF4340 domain-containing protein, with protein sequence MRGRLWLNLLLLLAVAGVGTVAWLQPGKTPKPVAPKLTTIDAATVRRIEFSPPRGQAFALLREGKDWFIEQPRLRAQPFRVDTILELLSADSTARIDPADGTDKSFGVDPPLARLRFDATEIAFGLTNPVGMRRYVRVGDAVHLIDDRYYHHAASQWPDWVDRRLLPQGVTLTTLELPGFTLNRPDTTWQISPERPHATADAISALVEEWQRAYAMDVEEAETVPTDAQAVRVVWKAGALELAIARDDDEWLLYRRDAPVRYRFSGNQGKRLLEIQDTAPQTAPGPTPADIAPVPTPADPASAPP encoded by the coding sequence ATGCGTGGCCGGCTATGGCTGAACCTGTTGCTGCTGCTGGCGGTGGCCGGGGTGGGCACCGTGGCCTGGCTGCAACCGGGCAAGACGCCAAAACCGGTGGCGCCAAAGCTCACCACGATCGATGCCGCCACGGTGCGGCGCATCGAATTCTCGCCGCCCCGCGGACAGGCGTTCGCACTGCTTCGCGAGGGCAAGGACTGGTTCATCGAACAACCGCGTTTGCGGGCCCAGCCCTTTCGGGTCGACACCATTCTCGAACTGCTCAGTGCCGACAGCACGGCAAGGATTGACCCCGCTGATGGCACCGATAAAAGCTTCGGCGTTGATCCGCCGCTAGCGCGCCTGCGCTTTGACGCAACCGAGATTGCCTTTGGCCTCACCAACCCGGTCGGAATGCGCCGTTATGTGCGCGTCGGCGACGCGGTGCACCTGATAGACGACCGTTACTACCACCACGCCGCCTCTCAATGGCCCGACTGGGTTGACCGCCGCCTTCTGCCGCAGGGGGTGACGCTCACCACACTCGAGCTGCCGGGTTTCACACTGAATCGACCGGATACCACCTGGCAAATCAGTCCTGAGCGCCCTCACGCCACTGCCGACGCAATCAGCGCGCTGGTCGAGGAATGGCAACGCGCCTATGCCATGGACGTGGAAGAAGCCGAGACCGTGCCGACAGACGCCCAGGCGGTGCGCGTGGTCTGGAAGGCCGGCGCGCTCGAACTTGCCATTGCCCGCGACGACGACGAATGGCTGCTGTACCGTCGCGATGCGCCCGTCAGATATCGCTTCAGCGGCAATCAGGGTAAGCGTCTGCTGGAGATCCAGGACACCGCACCCCAGACCGCGCCCGGCCCGACGCCCGCTGACATCGCCCCCGTGCCCACCCCGGCAGACCCGGCCAGCGCCCCGCCCTGA
- the mutM gene encoding bifunctional DNA-formamidopyrimidine glycosylase/DNA-(apurinic or apyrimidinic site) lyase yields the protein MPELPEVETTRRGLEPLLVGRRITGAVVRNAALRWPVAPELTSLLPGADITAVGRRAKYLTLATAHGYLLLHLGMSGSLRVLPANTPPLKHDHVDILLNDGQCLRLRDPRRFGSILYAGQDPEAHALLKALGPEPLDLDRTELGGHLHTAARTRRVAVKVFLMDASVVVGVGNIYASEALFRAGIRPGKPAASVTRPAYVRLAAGIQAVLAQAIGAGGTTLRDFSNSDGLPGYFAQELAVYGRTGAPCRACTTPIREQRLGQRSSFWCPACQS from the coding sequence ATGCCGGAGCTGCCGGAGGTCGAGACCACCCGGCGCGGTCTTGAGCCCTTGCTGGTTGGCCGGCGCATCACCGGCGCCGTGGTGCGCAACGCCGCCCTGCGCTGGCCCGTTGCACCCGAACTGACCAGCCTGCTGCCGGGTGCCGACATCACGGCGGTCGGCCGGCGCGCCAAATACCTAACGCTGGCTACCGCGCACGGTTACCTGCTGCTGCACCTTGGCATGTCCGGCAGCCTGCGCGTGCTGCCGGCCAACACGCCGCCGTTGAAGCACGACCACGTCGACATCCTACTGAATGACGGCCAATGCCTGCGGCTGCGCGATCCGCGCCGCTTTGGCAGCATTCTTTACGCCGGCCAGGACCCGGAAGCCCACGCGCTGCTGAAGGCCCTCGGCCCGGAGCCGCTGGACCTGGATCGCACCGAGCTTGGTGGCCACCTGCACACCGCGGCCCGCACGCGGCGGGTGGCGGTCAAGGTATTCCTGATGGACGCCAGCGTCGTGGTTGGTGTTGGCAACATCTACGCCAGCGAAGCGCTGTTTCGGGCTGGCATCCGCCCCGGCAAACCGGCCGCCAGTGTCACGCGCCCGGCCTACGTGCGACTGGCGGCTGGCATCCAGGCCGTGCTCGCGCAGGCTATCGGCGCTGGCGGCACCACGTTGCGCGATTTTTCCAACAGCGACGGCCTGCCGGGTTACTTCGCGCAGGAGCTGGCCGTTTATGGCCGCACCGGCGCGCCGTGCCGGGCCTGCACCACACCCATCCGCGAACAGCGCCTGGGCCAGCGTTCGAGCTTCTGGTGCCCGGCCTGCCAGAGCTGA
- a CDS encoding LLM class flavin-dependent oxidoreductase, which yields MAIPTGRADHPLFDPKQRIKLGIFGTNVSNGCSISTAESSFRPTWEQNLDLALQAEALGFDLLVPVGRWKGFGGETDFNGDCLEVYAWAAALAARTEQIHIFATSHVPTVHPIFAAKQAATIDRISNGRFGINVVCGWFTPEMEMFGAQQLPHDERYVRATEWIQVCKRLWQEQGFDYAGQYYQVKGGYMLPKPVQQPYPLLINAGISPAGIDYAAREMDVNFCIVSTLEQGDGLIGQIRAKAAGYGRDIGIMTSAAVVCRSSESEARAVWDHIVARGDMAALDNLLTTFGVQSGSMTPEAARELTERFIVGWGGYPLVGTPQQVAREIGRLADIGVDILLLSWLDYGPELNHFGEQVMPLLKGMGLRT from the coding sequence ATGGCCATCCCCACCGGGCGCGCCGATCATCCACTGTTCGATCCGAAGCAGCGGATCAAGCTGGGCATATTTGGCACCAATGTCAGCAACGGCTGCTCGATCAGCACCGCCGAATCGTCGTTTCGCCCCACCTGGGAGCAGAACCTGGACCTCGCCCTGCAGGCCGAAGCGCTCGGATTCGATCTGCTGGTGCCGGTTGGGCGCTGGAAGGGTTTTGGGGGTGAGACTGATTTCAACGGCGATTGCCTGGAGGTCTACGCCTGGGCGGCGGCGCTGGCGGCACGCACCGAGCAGATTCATATTTTCGCCACCTCGCACGTGCCGACGGTGCATCCGATTTTTGCCGCCAAACAGGCGGCTACCATCGACCGCATCAGCAACGGCCGCTTCGGCATCAACGTGGTGTGCGGCTGGTTCACGCCGGAGATGGAGATGTTCGGCGCCCAGCAGCTGCCGCACGACGAGCGATACGTGCGCGCTACCGAGTGGATTCAGGTCTGCAAACGCCTGTGGCAGGAGCAGGGCTTCGACTACGCGGGCCAGTACTACCAGGTCAAGGGCGGCTATATGCTGCCAAAGCCGGTGCAGCAGCCCTATCCGCTATTGATCAACGCCGGCATTTCGCCGGCTGGCATTGACTACGCGGCCCGCGAGATGGACGTCAATTTCTGTATCGTGTCGACGCTGGAGCAGGGCGACGGGTTGATCGGACAGATTCGGGCCAAGGCCGCCGGCTATGGCCGCGACATCGGCATCATGACCTCGGCCGCGGTGGTCTGCCGCAGCAGCGAGTCCGAGGCGCGCGCCGTGTGGGACCACATTGTGGCGCGCGGGGATATGGCGGCGCTCGACAATCTGCTGACCACCTTTGGCGTGCAGAGCGGGTCGATGACGCCCGAGGCCGCGCGGGAACTGACCGAGCGCTTCATCGTCGGCTGGGGCGGTTACCCGCTGGTTGGCACGCCGCAGCAGGTGGCTCGGGAAATAGGCCGTCTGGCCGACATCGGCGTCGACATCCTGCTGCTGTCCTGGCTGGACTATGGGCCGGAACTGAACCACTTCGGCGAGCAGGTGATGCCGCTGCTCAAGGGCATGGGGCTGCGGACCTAG
- a CDS encoding cupin domain-containing protein: protein MRNLFSDLPVGRLPAEIIERLLDRPGLRVERIVSTGQASPPGVWYDQTEHEWVLLLQGAAELTIELPDGLQTIHLAAGDSVELPAHCRHRIEATRAEPPTLWLALFWPADAP from the coding sequence ATGCGCAATCTGTTCAGCGACCTGCCCGTCGGCCGCCTGCCCGCGGAAATCATCGAGCGCCTGCTGGACCGCCCCGGCCTGCGCGTGGAGCGCATCGTGTCCACCGGCCAGGCCAGCCCGCCCGGCGTCTGGTACGACCAGACCGAGCACGAGTGGGTGCTGTTGCTGCAGGGCGCGGCGGAACTGACCATCGAACTGCCCGACGGCTTGCAGACCATCCATTTGGCCGCCGGCGACAGCGTCGAGTTGCCGGCGCACTGTCGACACCGGATAGAAGCCACCCGCGCCGAACCGCCAACACTGTGGCTGGCACTGTTCTGGCCGGCCGACGCGCCGTGA